In a single window of the Diospyros lotus cultivar Yz01 chromosome 10, ASM1463336v1, whole genome shotgun sequence genome:
- the LOC127811876 gene encoding CASP-like protein 1E1, translating to MENHNGNGASEKVAAMGGTGRSRSEVGLRVAGMVLTLVAAVVLGVDKQTKVIPVSVVSTLPPLNVPVTAKWHYLSAFVYFVVVNAAACAYGAISLVVALGRRGGGNRRGIMAVAIALLDVVMVALLFSGNGAAAAIGVMGYKGNSHVRWEKVCNAFGKFCHQVAAGIVLSLLGSVAFLLLPVISALEKKT from the exons ATGGAGAACCACAATGGCAACGGAGCGTCGGAGAAGGTGGCGGCCATGGGAGGAACAGGACGGAGCCGGTCGGAGGTGGGGCTGAGGGTGGCCGGAATGGTGCTGACACTGGTGGCGGCTGTGGTCCTTGGGGTTGACAAGCAGACCAAGGTGATTCCTGTATCCGTCGTCTCCACTTTGCCCCCCTTGAATGTTCCCGTCACCGCTAAGTGGCATTACTTATCGGCCTTTGT GTACTTCGTGGTGGTAAACGCGGCGGCATGCGCGTACGGCGCGATCTCATTGGTGGTGGCACTGGGCAGGAGGGGCGGTGGAAATAGGAGGGGCATCATGGCGGTGGCGATCGCGCTCCTTGACGTGGTGATGGTGGCCCTGCTCTTCTCCGGCAACGGAGCCGCCGCGGCAATCGGCGTCATGGGCTACAAGGGCAACTCGCACGTGCGGTGGGAGAAGGTCTGCAACGCGTTCGGAAAGTTCTGCCACCAGGTCGCCGCCGGCATCGTTCTTTCACTCCTTGGCTCCGTCGCGTTTCTCTTGCTGCCGGTGATCTCTGCCTTGGAGAAGAAGACCTAA